CCGGCGACACGCTGAAGATGTTCAATGGACGGCGGGAAGCTATTTTCCTGCGGGAAAAACCTTAGAAAAATAGAAAGGGGCAGCCCAAAAGGCCGCCCCATTTCGATTTACAGTTGCGGTGAACTATTGTTGTTGCAATGCTTTCAGCACCACCTGCTCCAGGTCTTTCTTCTGATCAAAATCCAGCGTGGCGGCGATATTGCCTTGTTTATCCACCACGATGACATAGGGTATGGAAGGAATGCTCAACCGGCGCTTCGCTTCACCTTTGTAAAATCCGCCGTCGGACAATACCTGTGTCCACTCCATCGGGTGGGCTTTCATGGCTTTCCGCCAGGCCGCGTCCGTATCATCCACAGAAATGCTGACGATCAGTACATCCAGGCCTTTGAGGTGGTTGTAATGTTCCCGCATCTGGGGAATGTACGCAATGCAGGGGGCGCACCAGGAAGCCCAGAAGTCGAACACCACTACTTTACCGGCCATTTCCTTCTCTGTAAATGGCTGACCGTTTGGCAGGTTCATTTTCAGCTTCGGGAAAGACTTGCCGGCGGCGCTATTGATAAACCCATCGTACTTTTTCCTGTATTCCTTTCCTTCGTAGGTATTTTTTCCCGCTTCGGTTAAGAGGGGATACAATTCCTCTACGTCTTTCCGGTCGCGGGTGTACATATTGGCCAGGAAGGGGCCGATGCCGGTTTTGATCACCGCTTTGATATCCGCCTGCATGTCGGTATGCGGCGCCTTCATAAAATCCCAGTATTGGGTATTCAGCGTTCCGCCTTCCAATTTTGACCCGTGGAGGGAATCGAGGCTGCAGTTGATTTCGTAGTAAGCGTTTTCCAGGAATACGTTTACCATGCGGGTGCTGACTTTCAGTTTTAACAACCGCGGGCGGTCCAGCTTTCCGAAGTAGGTGAATTCACCGTTAACGATGCGCACCGGATCTGCGAGCTCCAGCTGCTCACCGGGGACCGGGTGATCGTTCACAATAGCAGCTGTACCATTTTTTACGCCCGTTACTTTTCCCTTGATGACGAATCCTTCCATGCCCAGGCTGCATAGCGGGAGCATGAGGAGGAGGATGCATTGGAGACAGTTCTTCATGGAATCAGGTTTTATGAAAAAGGCAACAGCGCAAACAAGCACCATTGCCTTCCAGGGAGGGATAGTATTATTTGATAAGCTCCTTCAGTTTCGCTTTCAGCGCGTCGCCGTACAGATCGTATGCCACGATATTGCCGGCGGGGTCGATCAGCACGTTGGAAGGAAGGTAGCGTACGCCATAGAGGCCCGCTACCGGTTCG
Above is a genomic segment from Chitinophaga pollutisoli containing:
- a CDS encoding TlpA disulfide reductase family protein, translated to MKNCLQCILLLMLPLCSLGMEGFVIKGKVTGVKNGTAAIVNDHPVPGEQLELADPVRIVNGEFTYFGKLDRPRLLKLKVSTRMVNVFLENAYYEINCSLDSLHGSKLEGGTLNTQYWDFMKAPHTDMQADIKAVIKTGIGPFLANMYTRDRKDVEELYPLLTEAGKNTYEGKEYRKKYDGFINSAAGKSFPKLKMNLPNGQPFTEKEMAGKVVVFDFWASWCAPCIAYIPQMREHYNHLKGLDVLIVSISVDDTDAAWRKAMKAHPMEWTQVLSDGGFYKGEAKRRLSIPSIPYVIVVDKQGNIAATLDFDQKKDLEQVVLKALQQQ